One Rosa chinensis cultivar Old Blush chromosome 5, RchiOBHm-V2, whole genome shotgun sequence genomic region harbors:
- the LOC112201805 gene encoding U-box domain-containing protein 35 isoform X1, whose product MSVWLTTKETGAALPLHSEIDHDEIHRTRSTTGHEESEYRQPQQQYHRDEDEYQLQGQFQHECNISRNSVWEIEEEEEEDDDEGLNYSIGGSNTSIPIEIKELFGAKRYFPMPSIKEEQYDINGLPHSSSSSDIVDCVYVAVGKSESSMDALNYAVKQLLLSSNTILYLIHIFPEIKYIPSPLGKLPKNQVSPEQVESFMAQESDKRRQLLQKYIDKCSAARVKMDTLLIESDMIAKAIVDLIPILNIRKLVLGTKKSNLSRKLMSGKGARGIADQVLQSAPQGCEINIICEGNQVMINDSLSPRGIANDRIAPNTLSPKGGGGNDDNPNSILDRDQRNEACSFLCFKPMFSQ is encoded by the exons ATGTCAGTGTGGTTGACGACGAAGGAGACCGGGGCGGCCTTGCCCTTGCACTCAGAAATAGATCATGATGAAATTCATCGGACGAGGAGCACTACTGGCCATGAAGAAAGTGAATACCGTCAGCCGCAGCAACAGTaccaccgtgatgaagatgagtaCCAGCTGCAAGGCCAGTTTCAGCACGAGTGCAATATCTCAAGGAATAGTGTATGGGAgatagaagaggaagaagaagaagatgatgatgagggTTTGAATTATTCAATTGGAGGATCAAATACTAGTATCCCAATTGAGATCAAAGAGCTTTTCGGGGCGAAGCGCTACTTTCCCATGCCTTCCATCAAGGAAGAACAATATGATATTAATGGTCTGCCTCATTCTTCTTCATCGTCTGACATTGTTGACTGCGTTTATGTTGCCGTCGGAAAGAGCGAGTCAAGCATGGACGCCTTAAACTACGCCGTCAAGCAGCTGCTGCTGTCATCCAACACTATCCTCTATCTCATACACATTTTCCCAGAGATCAAGTACATCCCAAGTCCAT TAGGAAAACTTCCAAAAAATCAAGTGAGCCCAGAACAAGTGGAAAGTTTCATGGCCCAAGAATCAGACAAGAGAAGACAGCTCCTTCAGAAGTATATTGATAAATGCTCGGCTGCAAGG GTTAAGATGGATACTCTGCTGATTGAAAGTGATATGATCGCCAAGGCTATTGTGGACCTTATCCCAATTCTCAACATCAGAAAACTGGTGCTTGGAACGAAAAAATCTAATTTGAG TAGGAAATTGATGTCCGGGAAGGGAGCAAGGGGAATAGCTGATCAAGTCCTTCAAAGTGCACCCCAAGGTTGTGAGATTAATATCATTTGTGAAGGAAATCAAGTGATGATTAATGACTCGCTTTCCCCACGTGGCATTGCCAATGATCGCATTGCACCAAATACACTTTCCCCTAAAGGAGGAGGAGGCAATGATGATAACCCTAACTCTATCCTAGACCGCGATCAGAGGAATGAAGCCTGTTCATTCCTGTGTTTTAAACCCATGTTCTCCCAATAG
- the LOC112164587 gene encoding acetyl-CoA acetyltransferase, cytosolic 1 produces MASSSSSVKPRDVCIVGVARTPMGGFLGSLSSLSATRLGSIAIQCALKRANLDPSLVQEVFFGNVLSANLGQAPARQAALGAGIPNSVVCTTINKVCSSGMKAAMIAAQTIQLGHNDIVVAGGMESMSNAPKYLPNARQGSRLGHDNIVDGMLKDGLWDVYNDFGMGVCAEICADKYSISREHQDGYAIQSFERGIAAQDAGLFAWEIVPVEVPGGRGKPSSIVDKDDGLQQFDAAKLKKLRPSFKKSGGSVTAGNASIISDGAAALVLVSGEKALELGLQVIAKIKGFADAAQAPEWFTTAPALAIPRAISNAGLEASQIDYYEINEAFAVVALANQKLLGLNPERVNAHGGAVSLGHPLGCSGARILVTLLGVLRQKNGRYGVGGICNGGGGASAFVVELMPIARVRPSRL; encoded by the exons ATGGCTTCATCATCGTCTTCTGTTAAACCACGAG ATGTCTGTATAGTGGGTGTGGCTCGTACCCCCATGGGCGGTTTCCTTGGTTCCCTCTCGTCTCTCTCAGCAACCCGCCTTGGCTCTATTGCCATCCAAT GTGCTCTCAAGAGAGCAAATTTGGACCCCTCACTGGTGCAAGAGGTCTTCTTTGGGAATGTCCTAAGCGCCAATTTGGGCCAAGCTCCTGCCAGACAGGCTGCTTTAGGTGCAGGCATTCCAAACTCTGTCGTTTGCACCACGATTAACAAAGTCTGTTCATCCGGCATGAAAG CCGCTATGATCGCTGCACAAACCATCCAGCTGGGTCATAATGATATCGTTGTTGCTGGTGGCATGGAAAGCATGTCCAATGCCCCCAAGTATCTTCCAAATGCCAG ACAGGGATCCCGGTTAGGACATGATAATATTGTTGATGGCATGCTTAAGGATGGTTTGTGGGATGTCTATAATGACTTTGGAATGGGAGTTTGTGCAGAAATATGTGCTGACAAATACTCCATATCCAGGGAACACCAG GATGGTTATGCTATTCAAAGTTTTGAGCGTGGAATTGCTGCACAAGATGCTGGTCTCTTTGCATGGGAAATAGTTCCG GTTGAAGTTCCTGGGGGACGAGGAAAGCCTTCCTCAATTGTTGACAAGGATGATGGTTTACAACAG TTTGATGCTGCAAAATTGAAAAAGCTTCGACCAAGTTTTAAGAAGAGTGGGGGTTCAGTTACTGCTGGCAATGCTTCTATCATAAG TGATGGTGCAGCTGCATTAGTGCTAGTGAGTGGGGAGAAGGCACTTGAACTTGGGTTACAAGTAATTGCTAAGATAAAAGGATTTGCTGATGCAGCTCAG GCACCTGAGTGGTTTACAACTGCTCCTGCCCTTGCAATACCAAGGGCTATTTCAAATGCTGGTTTGGAGGCTTCTCAAATAGATTACTATGAAATAAATGAGGCATTTGCT GTGGTGGCTCTTGCAAATCAAAAGCTCCTTGGCCTTAATCCT GAGAGAGTTAATGCCCATGGTGGAGCTGTATCTTTGGGACATCCATTGGGATGCAGTGGAGCTCGTATCTTGGTCACTTTATTAGGG GTATTGAGACAGAAAAATGGGAGGTATGGGGTTGGTGGTATCTGCAATGGGGGAGGTGGTGCATCTGCCTTTGTAGTTGAGCTCAT GCCAATTGCGAGAGTGAGACCTTCCAGGTTATGA
- the LOC112164585 gene encoding WEB family protein At1g12150, with translation MANVRVKDQQKASPDSAKAEVGEVDTRAPFQSVKAAVSLFGEVAVSKGKQASPTKKKLSENDELDMETQLLLARKELTKVKQQLESAETTKARALSELDKAKRTLEELNTKIKSVSDSKKSAMKAAEEVKARAKNLEEVKARESIEGAAWKQELDHARNEYISTVTQLDAAKQELTKIRQDFDAALEAKLVAFQQAGEAQRSAKVNSDRVTELRKEIAAMQGSIEQLKVVSIHAQQEQAKVVAEREARLQDYKAAKQQAEDKLLSLKEEVDPELIKDLEAKLGQTTVEVEVLQEEMRKAHASEMDSVRVVTMELNEATKKLQEVAEEESSLRSFVSSLRLELEDVKMETGELRNKEMELEVLATSLTAEMEKNKAEAERLKEEADRAAVQKLSSETESARLEAEKMKQNVVQQKREAEDSRNSAEEAEKKLKLALEEAEDAIEAEKRALEQLKALSGTHHDTAASESTTPSTTGKIKLSLEDYECLSRKAKECESLAEIREAECIVQVEAISVRKNEADKRLEASLKAIEEIKTATNLALRNAESADSAKSVVEGELRKWRQEEQTVVVGESSRPPF, from the exons ATGGCCAACGTCCGCGTAAAGGATCAGCAAAAGGCTTCACCAGATTCTGCAAAGGCAGAGGTGGGAGAGGTTGACACCAGAGCTCCCTTCCAATCTGTCAAAGCTGCTGTTAGTCTGTTTGGTGAAGTCGCCGTTTCTAAAGGGAAACAAGCATCACCAACCAAGAAAAAGCTATCAGAG AATGATGAACTGGACATGGAGACACAGCTTCTGTTGGCCCGGAAAGAACTCACCAAGGTTAAGCAACAACTAGAGAGTGCTGAAACCACAAAAGCTCGGGCACTCTCTGAACTTGACAAGGCTAAGAGAACACTAGAGGAACTAAATACCAAGATCAAAAGTGTAAGCGACTCCAAGAAATCAGCAATGAAAGCTGCCGAAGAAGTCAAGGCTCGAGCCAAGAATCTGGAAGAGGTGAAAGCCAGAGAATCAATTGAAGGTGCTGCTTGGAAACAAGAATTGGACCATGCAAGAAACGAGTACATAAGCACGGTCACCCAACTTGATGCTGCAAAGCAAGAGCTCACCAAAATCCGGCAGGACTTTGATGCCGCCTTGGAAGCAAAACTGGTTGCGTTCCAACAGGCAGGAGAAGCTCAACGTTCAGCAAAAGTAAACTCCGACAGGGTCACTGAGCTCCGAAAGGAAATTGCAGCCATGCAAGGATCCATTGAGCAGCTAAAAGTCGTCTCTATACATGCCCAACAAGAGCAGGCAAAGGTTGTGGCCGAAAGGGAGGCCCGCCTACAAGATTACAAAGCTGCTAAGCAACAAGCAGAAGACAAACTGCTATCTCTCAAGGAGGAAGTTGATCCTGAACTAATCAAAGATCTGGAGGCAAAGCTTGGACAAACAACAGTGGAAGTTGAGGTCTTACAGGAGGAAATGAGAAAAGCCCACGCCTCCGAAATGGACTCTGTGAGAGTTGTGACAATGGAGCTGAATGAAGCCACAAAGAAGCTGCAGGAAGTTGCTGAAGAAGAGAGCTCTCTTCGGAGCTTTGTGAGCTCCCTCAGGCTGGAATTGGAGGATGTGAAGATGGAAACCGGTGAACTCAGGAACAAGGAAATGGAACTGGAAGTTCTTGCTACTAGTCTGACTGCTGAAATGGAGAAAAACAAAGCCGAGGCTGAGCGGCTCAAGGAAGAGGCGGATCGTGCGGCAGTCCAGAAGCTGTCATCAGAAACCGAAAGCGCAAGACTGGAAGCCGAGAAGATGAAACAAAATGTTGTTCAGCAGAAGCGAGAAGCTGAAGATAGTCGAAATTCAGCGGAGGAAGCAGAGAAGAAACTGAAACTTGCACTGGAAGAAGCTGAAGATGCAATAGAAGCAGAGAAAAGAGCCCTGGAACAGCTGAAGGCCTTATCCGGGACACATCATGACACAGCAGCTTCAGAGAGCACTACTCCTAGTACAACTGGGAAGATCAAATTATCATTGGAGGACTATGAGTGTTTGAGTAGGAAAGCGAAGGAATGTGAAAGCTTGGCTGAGATAAGAGAGGCAGAGTGCATTGTCCAAGTAGAAGCGATCAGTGTGAGAAAGAATGAAGCAGATAAAAGGTTGGAGGCCTCCTTAAAAGCAATAGAGGAAATCAAGACTGCAACAAACTTGGCACTGAGAAACGCAGAGTCGGCAGATTCAGCAAAATCGGTGGTTGAGGGTGAACTTCGCAAGTGGCGTCAAGAAGAACAAACGGTGGTGGTAGGCGAGTCATCACGGCCACCCTTCTAG
- the LOC112201805 gene encoding U-box domain-containing protein 35 isoform X2, which yields MSVWLTTKETGAALPLHSEIDHDEIHRTRSTTGHEESEYRQPQQQYHRDEDEYQLQGQFQHECNISRNSVWEIEEEEEEDDDEGLNYSIGGSNTSIPIEIKELFGAKRYFPMPSIKEEQYDINGLPHSSSSSDIVDCVYVAVGKSESSMDALNYAVKQLLLSSNTILYLIHIFPEIKYIPSPLGKLPKNQVSPEQVESFMAQESDKRRQLLQKYIDKCSAARVKMDTLLIESDMIAKAIVDLIPILNIRKLVLGTKKSNLRKLMSGKGARGIADQVLQSAPQGCEINIICEGNQVMINDSLSPRGIANDRIAPNTLSPKGGGGNDDNPNSILDRDQRNEACSFLCFKPMFSQ from the exons ATGTCAGTGTGGTTGACGACGAAGGAGACCGGGGCGGCCTTGCCCTTGCACTCAGAAATAGATCATGATGAAATTCATCGGACGAGGAGCACTACTGGCCATGAAGAAAGTGAATACCGTCAGCCGCAGCAACAGTaccaccgtgatgaagatgagtaCCAGCTGCAAGGCCAGTTTCAGCACGAGTGCAATATCTCAAGGAATAGTGTATGGGAgatagaagaggaagaagaagaagatgatgatgagggTTTGAATTATTCAATTGGAGGATCAAATACTAGTATCCCAATTGAGATCAAAGAGCTTTTCGGGGCGAAGCGCTACTTTCCCATGCCTTCCATCAAGGAAGAACAATATGATATTAATGGTCTGCCTCATTCTTCTTCATCGTCTGACATTGTTGACTGCGTTTATGTTGCCGTCGGAAAGAGCGAGTCAAGCATGGACGCCTTAAACTACGCCGTCAAGCAGCTGCTGCTGTCATCCAACACTATCCTCTATCTCATACACATTTTCCCAGAGATCAAGTACATCCCAAGTCCAT TAGGAAAACTTCCAAAAAATCAAGTGAGCCCAGAACAAGTGGAAAGTTTCATGGCCCAAGAATCAGACAAGAGAAGACAGCTCCTTCAGAAGTATATTGATAAATGCTCGGCTGCAAGG GTTAAGATGGATACTCTGCTGATTGAAAGTGATATGATCGCCAAGGCTATTGTGGACCTTATCCCAATTCTCAACATCAGAAAACTGGTGCTTGGAACGAAAAAATCTAATTTGAG GAAATTGATGTCCGGGAAGGGAGCAAGGGGAATAGCTGATCAAGTCCTTCAAAGTGCACCCCAAGGTTGTGAGATTAATATCATTTGTGAAGGAAATCAAGTGATGATTAATGACTCGCTTTCCCCACGTGGCATTGCCAATGATCGCATTGCACCAAATACACTTTCCCCTAAAGGAGGAGGAGGCAATGATGATAACCCTAACTCTATCCTAGACCGCGATCAGAGGAATGAAGCCTGTTCATTCCTGTGTTTTAAACCCATGTTCTCCCAATAG
- the LOC112164588 gene encoding phosphatidylinositol/phosphatidylcholine transfer protein SFH1, with protein sequence MGIVSQEAIKQFQALMDQVPVDEPLKRTFQNVHQGFLVQTFARFLKAREWNVVKAHKMLMDCLNWRVQNEIDSILAKPIIPTELYRGVRDSQLIGLSGYSREGMPVFAIGVGLSTFNKASVHYYVQSHIQINEYRDRVILPSASKKYGKPITTCVKVLDMTGLKLSALNQIKLLTIISTVDDLNYPEKTNTYYIVNVPYIFSACWKVVKPLLQERTRKKVQVLSGCGTDELLKIMDYASLPHFCKREGSGSSRHSQNGTDNCFSLDDRFHQQLYNYIKQQSLINESVQPIKQGSFHVDIPERAAEGTQITIESEFNKFGNGNGVSDSLNALKINGD encoded by the exons ATGGGGATCGTTTCTCAGGAGGCGATCAAGCAATTCCAAGCTTTAATGGATCAAG TGCCAGTTGATGAACCACTGAAGAGAACATTTCAG AATGTTCACCAAGGATTTCTCGTTCAGACTTTTGCGCGTTTTCTCAAAGCAAGAGAGTGGAATGTTGTCAAAGCCCATAAAATG TTGATGGATTGTTTAAACTGGAGGGTACAAAATGAGATTGACAGTATATTGGCC AAACCCATAATTCCAACTGAATTGTACAGAGGAGTGCGAGACTCACAGCTCATAGGCCTTTCAGGTTACTCTAGAGAG ggTATGCCAGTCTTTGCTATTGGGGTTGGTTTAAGTACATTTAATAAAGCGTCT GTTCATTACTATGTGCAGTCACACATTCAAATCAATGAATATCGAGATCGTGTTATTTTG CCGTCTGCATCGAAGAAGTATGGTAAGCCTATTACCACGTGTGTGAAGGTTTTAGATATGACTGGGTTGAAGCTTTCAGCACTAAACCAAATTAAG TTGTTGACAATTATATCCACAGTTGATGATTTGAACTACCCAGAGAAGACAAATACGTACTACATTGTAAATGTGCCTTACATATTCTCAGCCTGTTGGAAG GTTGTCAAGCCCCTTTTGCAGGAGAGGACAAGGAAAAAAGTACAAGTATTGTCTGGTTGTGGTACAGATGAGTTGTTGAAG ATAATGGATTATGCATCTCTTCCCCATTTCTGTAAAAGGGAAGGTTCTGGATCATCTCGGCATTCACAGAATGGAACTGACAATTGCTTCTCCTTGGATGACCGTTTTCATCAACAGCTCTACAACTACATCAAGCAGCAATCTTTGATCAATGAATCCGTTCAACCAATCAAGCAGGGTTCTTTTCATGTGGACATACCTGAGCGAGCTGCAGAAGGAACACAGATAACAATAGAATCTGAGTTCAACAAGTTTGGTAACGGCAATGGGGTATCTGATTCTCTAAATGCCCTCAAAATCAATGGTGACTGA
- the LOC112201803 gene encoding serine/threonine-protein kinase D6PKL2, whose translation MASKQPGARPSSRLQPKAAGVQTVESDDLRQLQFPTHIMKATKSDLLAPEQVLKSLQNSSKPVAVEASDNKSPENSNQTGSADLLITKLNSISLSANLDKSSNEVDSAVNQTRGSLENYTDQEKKISGYASVKDSSVSAKVSDGASSIAKTSGSAKNFVESGKSSMCRGSTSSDVSDESTCSSFSTSISKPHKANDLRWEAIQAVRARDGVLGLGHFRLLKRLGCGDIGSVYLSELSGTKCYFAMKVMDKESLASRKKLLRAQTEREILQSLDHPFLPTLYTHFETDKFSCLVMEFCPGGDLHTLRQRQPGKHFSEQAVKFYVAEVLLSLEYLHMLGIVYRDLKPENVLVREDGHIMLSDFDLSLRCAVSPTLVNSSMEFEPLRKNPVYCVQPACIEPPSCIQPSCVAPTTCFSPRLFSSKSKKDKKPKNEIGNQVRPLPELMAEPTDARSMSFVGTHEYLAPEIIKGEGHGSAVDWWTFGIFLYELLFGKTPFKGSGNRATLFNVVGQPLRFPESPVVSFAARDLIRGLLVKEPQNRLAYKRGATEIKQHPFFEGVNWALIRCATPPEIPKPVEIERMPVPIISSTEKEKAPTIMKSVPDQKGSDNYLEFDFF comes from the exons ATGGCCTCAAAACAACCTGGTGCTAGACCGTCCTCGAGACTGCAACCAAAAGCAGCTGGTGTTCAAACGGTAGAATCTGATGATCTCAGGCAATTGCAATTTCCCACACACATTATGAAAGCAACCAAATCGGACCTGTTAGCTCCCGAGCAAGTCCTGAAATCTCTACAAAATTCATCAAAGCCTGTTGCAGTAGAAGCATCTGACAATAAAAGCCCAGAGAATTCCAATCAAACAGGATCTGCTGATTTGTTGATTACTAAATTGAATTCGATTTCGTTGTCAGCCAACCTTGATAAGTCATCCAACGAAGTAGATTCAGCTGTCAATCAGACTAGAGGTTCACTGGAAAATTATACTGATCAAGAAAAGAAGATATCAGGGTATGCAAGTGTCAAGGACAGCTCTGTTTCTGCCAAGGTTAGCGATGGAGCCAGCAGTATTGCCAAGACCAGCGGAAGTGCCAAGAATTTTGTTGAAAGTGGAAAGAGCAGTATGTGTAGAGGAAGCACAAGCAGTGACGTCAGTGATGAGAGCACTTGTAGCAGCTTTAGTACCAGCATCAGCAAGCCACACAAAGCAAATGACTTGAGATGGGAAGCCATACAAGCTGTCCGAGCAAGAGATGGGGTTCTGGGTTTAGGTCATTTCAGATTGCTAAAGAGGTTAGGCTGTGGGGATATTGGCAGTGTCTATCTGTCGGAGTTGAGTGGAACCAAATGTTATTTTGCAATGAAGGTTATGGATAAAGAATCTCTAGCAAGTCGTAAAAAGCTTCTTCGTGCTCAGACAGAAAGAGAGATTCTACAATCTCTGGATCATCCCTTCCTTCCAACATTATACACCCACTTTGAGACAGATAAATTTTCATGCTTGGTAATGGAGTTCTGTCCTGGAGGAGACTTGCACACGCTTCGGCAGAGGCAGCCGGGAAAGCATTTTTCTGAGCAGGCAGTAAA ATTCTATGTTGCAGAGGTCCTGCTATCTCTGGAATACCTCCACATGCTTGGAATTGTCTACCGTGACCTTAAGCCAGAAAATGTCCTGGTGAGGGAAGATGGACATATAATGCTCTCTGATTTTGACCTCTCACTCCGTTGTGCTGTTAGTCCAACTCTTGTCAACTcttcaatggagtttgagcctTTGCGAAAAAACCCAGTTTATTGTGTTCAGCCAGCTTGCATTGAGCCGCCTTCCTGCATCCAACCATCCTGTGTAGCTCCTACAACGTGCTTCTCACCGCGTCTGTTTTCTAGCAAGTCCAAAAAGGACAAAAAACCGAAGAACGAAATTGGTAACCAAGTACGACCATTACCTGAGCTCATGGCAGAGCCCACCGATGCCCGGTCTATGTCGTTTGTTGGGACTCATGAGTATTTGGCACCTGAGATTATTAAGGGTGAAGGTCATGGAAGTGCTGTTGATTGGTGGACTTTTGGAATCTTTCTGTATGAGCTGTTGTTTGGTAAGACTCCTTTCAAGGGTTCTGGGAATCGAGCAACATTGTTCAATGTTGTGGGTCAGCCCCTGCGGTTTCCAGAATCACCAGTAGTGAGTTTTGCTGCGAGAGATCTCATCAGGGGATTGCTTGTAAAGGAACCCCAGAACAGATTGGCATACAAACGAGGGGCAACTGAGATAAAACAACACCCCTTTTTTGAAGGCGTGAATTGGGCATTGATACGTTGTGCAACCCCGCCTGAGATCCCAAAGCCTGTTGAGATTGAGCGGATGCCTGTGCCAATAATATCATCGACTGAGAAGGAGAAGGCGCCTACCATCATGAAATCAGTTCCTGATCAAAAGGGTTCCGATAATTACCTAGAGTTTGATTTCTTTTAG